Proteins encoded by one window of Cylindrospermum stagnale PCC 7417:
- a CDS encoding M16 family metallopeptidase, translated as MFPSSVVQLDNGLTFIHQEIPTTPVVVADIWVRAGATLEPEPWFGMAHFLEHMIFKGTATLPPGVFDHNIENSGGVSNAATSHDYAHYSLTTAAPYLVDTLPQLGDMLLNAAIPEDEFIRERDVVLEEIRACYDDPDWIGFQSLLKSVYHRHPYGRCVLGTEEELMQQSPEAMRCFHRAHYQPENMTVVIVGGIAQQPAWDLVNRIFADFATRSDCPQFKKEQEPVISRVRRHELTLPRLEQARLMMAWTAPGVQELRTSYGLELLSVLLAEGRTSRLVSDLREEKQLVQGICSNFSLQQESSLLTITAWLEPEYLERVESLICAHLQDLQTTSISEPELARSRRVLCNEFAFSTETPHQLTGLYGYYNTIAKAELALTYPQEILSFNPQELQKLAKQYLSPQNYAVTILKPS; from the coding sequence GTGTTTCCATCCTCGGTTGTCCAACTAGACAACGGTTTAACGTTTATTCATCAAGAAATTCCCACTACCCCTGTAGTTGTGGCGGATATTTGGGTGCGTGCTGGAGCTACCCTGGAGCCAGAACCGTGGTTTGGTATGGCCCACTTTTTAGAACACATGATTTTTAAAGGTACAGCAACCTTACCCCCAGGGGTATTCGATCATAATATAGAAAATAGTGGTGGTGTGAGTAATGCCGCTACAAGCCATGATTATGCCCATTACTCCCTCACGACAGCAGCTCCTTACTTAGTAGATACTCTGCCCCAATTGGGGGATATGTTGCTCAATGCGGCAATTCCTGAAGATGAATTTATCCGCGAGCGAGACGTGGTGCTAGAGGAAATCCGTGCTTGCTATGACGATCCTGACTGGATAGGATTCCAATCTCTCCTCAAGAGCGTCTATCACCGCCACCCTTACGGACGCTGTGTGCTGGGTACTGAAGAAGAACTAATGCAGCAGTCACCAGAAGCTATGCGCTGCTTTCACCGCGCCCACTACCAACCGGAAAACATGACAGTAGTGATTGTCGGGGGAATTGCCCAACAGCCAGCTTGGGATTTGGTAAATCGCATATTTGCGGATTTTGCTACTCGCTCTGATTGTCCACAGTTTAAGAAGGAGCAAGAGCCAGTAATCTCAAGAGTTCGCCGCCACGAGTTGACTTTACCTCGGCTAGAGCAAGCGCGGTTAATGATGGCGTGGACAGCGCCAGGTGTACAAGAACTCCGCACATCCTATGGTTTAGAATTACTGTCGGTGTTACTAGCAGAAGGCCGGACTTCGCGCTTAGTGAGCGATTTGCGGGAAGAGAAGCAACTAGTTCAGGGAATTTGTAGTAATTTTTCCTTGCAACAGGAATCGAGTTTATTGACAATTACTGCCTGGTTGGAGCCTGAATATTTGGAGCGAGTTGAGTCTTTGATTTGCGCTCATTTGCAAGATTTGCAAACTACAAGTATTAGCGAGCCAGAACTTGCCCGCAGCCGTAGGGTGCTGTGTAATGAGTTTGCCTTTTCTACGGAAACACCACATCAACTCACTGGGCTTTATGGTTACTATAATACGATCGCCAAAGCGGAATTAGCCTTAACCTATCCCCAGGAAATTCTGTCTTTTAATCCCCAAGAACTGCAAAAATTAGCTAAACAGTATCTTTCACCGCAAAATTACGCTGTTACCATACTGAAACCAAGTTAG
- a CDS encoding M16 family metallopeptidase — translation MQTVVNSLSPINRTVLDNGIVLLVAENPAADIVAARVFVRAGSCHENREQAGLAHLLSAVMTKGCDGLSSWEIAEKVESVGASLSADTGTDYFLLSLKTVTADFVEILALAGLLLRSPTFPEAQVELERRLALQDIRSQKEQPFNIAFEQMRQVMYQNHPYAMSVLGNETTISRLTRADLVQYHQTHFRPDNVVISIAGRITPPEALALVTKVFGDWQAPAQPLPILDLPSILVQPQQCLKPINTQQSIIMLGYMGPAVNSPDYAPLKLLSTYLGNGLSSRLFVELREKRGLAYEVSAIYSTRLFPASFVVYMGTAPENTSIALQGLRQEVELLCTTEVSASAFEAAKNKILGQYALGKQTNGQIAQIYGWYETLGLGIEFDSKFQELIASVSVSDAMTAASRYLQEPYLSLVGQEEAINSYQ, via the coding sequence ATGCAAACTGTAGTTAATTCTTTATCTCCAATAAATCGCACCGTATTGGACAACGGCATTGTCTTACTGGTGGCAGAAAATCCGGCTGCGGATATCGTAGCAGCGCGGGTTTTTGTTCGTGCCGGTAGTTGTCACGAAAACCGGGAGCAGGCGGGGTTGGCGCATTTGCTGTCAGCAGTGATGACCAAGGGCTGTGATGGACTATCTAGCTGGGAAATTGCCGAAAAAGTCGAGTCTGTGGGGGCGAGTTTGAGTGCAGATACTGGCACTGATTATTTTTTGCTGTCTTTAAAGACAGTAACTGCTGATTTTGTCGAAATTCTAGCATTGGCGGGGCTGCTTTTGCGATCGCCAACATTTCCCGAAGCCCAAGTCGAACTAGAACGGCGGCTAGCACTACAAGATATTCGCTCCCAAAAAGAGCAACCCTTTAATATTGCCTTTGAGCAAATGCGGCAGGTAATGTACCAAAATCATCCCTATGCCATGTCGGTATTGGGAAATGAAACAACCATTAGCCGCTTAACTCGTGCAGACTTAGTGCAATATCACCAAACTCATTTCCGGCCGGATAATGTGGTAATTAGTATTGCTGGACGAATCACACCCCCAGAAGCACTGGCACTAGTAACAAAAGTTTTTGGTGATTGGCAAGCCCCCGCACAACCACTGCCAATCCTAGATTTACCCTCCATTCTTGTACAACCGCAACAGTGCCTCAAGCCCATAAATACACAGCAATCAATTATTATGCTGGGTTATATGGGACCAGCAGTGAATTCTCCTGACTACGCCCCCCTGAAGTTACTCTCTACCTATTTGGGTAATGGGCTTTCTAGTCGCTTGTTTGTCGAATTACGAGAAAAGCGGGGCTTGGCTTATGAAGTATCCGCAATTTACTCAACTAGGCTATTTCCTGCCTCATTTGTGGTTTACATGGGTACAGCGCCCGAAAATACCAGCATTGCGCTTCAAGGACTGCGGCAAGAAGTCGAACTATTGTGTACTACAGAGGTATCAGCAAGCGCCTTTGAAGCAGCTAAGAACAAAATCCTGGGACAGTATGCCTTGGGTAAACAAACTAACGGGCAAATTGCTCAGATATATGGCTGGTATGAAACTTTGGGTTTAGGAATAGAATTTGATAGCAAGTTTCAAGAACTTATTGCCAGTGTAAGTGTATCGGATGCTATGACAGCAGCTAGCCGATATTTACAGGAGCCATATTTGTCTTTAGTTGGTCAAGAGGAAGCAATTAATAGTTACCAGTAA
- a CDS encoding peptidoglycan-binding domain-containing protein, whose product MKGSLKASILKDLSANQFDWLLLFCATPLLIGYAAKVSMAAPQQIAQVTAAGSINRPTLTVGSQGERVSELQAALKLLGFYPGTVNGIYNETTANAVSQFKQAAGLIPDGVVDGITWQRLFPSELIVTSTTKPNSATGFPVSTMSSNVPKVKPSSEPRPANPKQTTIPRNQTTVRTQPTVRTQPTVRTQPTVRTQTTVRTQPTPRTGQTPGVQYTSDGLPILRLGMRGSEVVQLQAQLQKLGFLKGGVDGDFGATTDAAVKAAQARYGLEADGVVGGSTWQALLQRSRTAGRSPSPTQR is encoded by the coding sequence ATGAAAGGTAGCCTGAAAGCAAGTATCTTGAAAGACTTGAGCGCAAATCAGTTTGATTGGTTACTCCTGTTCTGTGCAACACCTCTGCTCATTGGCTACGCTGCTAAAGTATCGATGGCAGCACCGCAACAAATTGCCCAGGTAACAGCCGCAGGTAGCATTAACCGCCCTACCCTGACAGTTGGTAGTCAAGGAGAACGTGTATCTGAACTCCAAGCAGCTCTGAAACTGTTGGGCTTTTATCCAGGTACAGTAAATGGTATTTATAACGAGACTACAGCCAATGCTGTTTCCCAGTTCAAGCAAGCAGCGGGCTTAATTCCAGATGGCGTTGTTGATGGTATCACTTGGCAAAGACTTTTCCCCAGCGAACTGATAGTTACATCAACTACAAAACCTAACTCGGCAACAGGTTTTCCTGTTAGCACCATGTCAAGTAATGTCCCCAAGGTTAAGCCTTCCTCTGAACCAAGACCAGCTAACCCAAAACAGACGACAATTCCCAGGAATCAGACAACGGTACGCACTCAGCCAACGGTACGCACTCAGCCAACGGTACGCACTCAGCCAACGGTACGCACTCAGACAACAGTACGCACTCAGCCAACTCCTCGGACTGGGCAAACTCCCGGTGTTCAATATACCTCAGATGGATTGCCGATTTTGCGTTTAGGGATGCGTGGTTCTGAAGTTGTCCAGTTACAAGCACAACTGCAAAAGCTGGGTTTTCTCAAAGGTGGTGTAGATGGAGACTTTGGTGCGACAACCGATGCCGCAGTGAAAGCTGCCCAAGCACGCTATGGATTAGAAGCTGACGGCGTAGTTGGTGGTTCTACTTGGCAGGCTCTTTTGCAGCGATCGCGAACAGCGGGGCGTAGCCCATCGCCAACTCAGCGTTAG
- a CDS encoding phage holin family protein, translating to MKHFLLTWLGTAVALLITAQIVPGFILTTFQAALVAAIVIGLVNAFIRPILRILSFPITLITFGLFTLVINALTLWLASGLTPGSGFEIKGFLPAFLGSIVLSIVSSIINYFLRVVE from the coding sequence ATGAAACACTTTTTATTAACTTGGCTCGGTACTGCGGTAGCATTGTTGATCACCGCTCAAATTGTTCCGGGATTCATTCTCACGACTTTCCAGGCGGCCCTTGTTGCGGCAATAGTCATCGGTTTGGTGAATGCGTTTATTCGTCCCATTTTGCGGATTTTGTCGTTTCCAATTACCTTAATCACCTTTGGTTTATTTACATTGGTGATCAACGCCTTAACTCTTTGGCTGGCTAGTGGACTGACTCCTGGTTCTGGGTTTGAGATTAAGGGCTTTTTGCCTGCTTTTTTGGGTTCAATTGTGCTATCGATTGTTTCTAGCATCATTAACTATTTTCTCAGGGTGGTTGAATAG
- a CDS encoding cobalamin biosynthesis protein: MNEQILQLPLEPRLLWVGIGCQRGTSRQLIEKAIEQVFEEYQLVHSAMAKRPLEAIAGIATIDSKASEAGLVELCHLYNLPLKTFSAEILSAVWVPNPAKIIEKTVGTPSVAEAAAILAASRLIPLESSFVGKTIEGLELILVPKQIFRLPGQAGVVTIAVAQSTNQVACNISTSL, from the coding sequence GTGAATGAGCAAATTCTACAATTACCGTTAGAACCACGGCTTTTATGGGTGGGAATTGGTTGTCAAAGAGGAACTTCACGGCAGTTAATTGAAAAGGCTATTGAGCAAGTCTTTGAAGAATATCAGCTTGTGCATAGTGCGATGGCGAAACGCCCGCTGGAAGCGATCGCAGGTATTGCCACTATCGACTCTAAAGCCTCAGAAGCTGGTTTAGTGGAACTTTGCCACTTATACAATTTACCTTTAAAAACCTTTTCGGCAGAAATACTCAGCGCTGTCTGGGTTCCTAACCCTGCCAAAATCATTGAAAAAACAGTCGGAACCCCCAGCGTTGCCGAGGCAGCCGCTATTCTTGCCGCTTCTCGACTAATCCCCCTAGAGTCATCTTTTGTAGGAAAAACAATAGAGGGATTAGAGTTAATATTGGTTCCTAAACAAATTTTTCGCTTACCAGGACAAGCAGGGGTAGTGACGATAGCTGTTGCCCAAAGCACAAATCAAGTTGCATGTAACATCTCTACATCACTCTGA
- a CDS encoding ankyrin repeat domain-containing protein, which translates to MTENNDTLLLNAAKSGDIKRLHLLLADGAKVDLCDRYGTTALMFAANLGYTEIVRSLLESGANINLPRKTYGLTALMLAASANQLDIVQLLLSFGADVNAINEDGSTALMAAALKGHLDMVRVLLAAGAKVDITDKDDDTALKLAIKHGYTAVVQTILENGVDVNRQDQEDETPLMIAVDLGYLEVVQALLAAGANVGTALLAAAAAGHSAIVTALLDAGAEINLQDKDGETALHLAVLEGYIDVVQVLLQRGADVQIKNHLGDTPLLVAAFQGHSEIVEALLRSGGDNYRQNLGDVPLIMAVDQGHTQTVKVLLDYGANPNTLGDDSKTALVKATVGNHPEMIRLLLAKGANVNFQDLAGATALMWAVSGGFSKAVQVLLQAGADVNLKNRGGYTALMIAEFNGFRNIAQSLRQFGAQD; encoded by the coding sequence ATGACTGAAAACAATGATACTTTGCTGCTGAATGCCGCTAAAAGTGGTGATATCAAGCGGCTGCATCTACTACTGGCTGATGGTGCTAAGGTGGATCTGTGCGATCGCTATGGCACCACAGCGTTAATGTTTGCTGCCAATTTAGGCTATACAGAAATTGTGCGATCGCTACTGGAATCTGGGGCAAATATCAACTTACCCAGAAAAACCTATGGTTTGACGGCTTTGATGTTGGCAGCTAGTGCTAATCAGCTTGATATCGTGCAGCTTTTACTATCTTTTGGCGCAGATGTGAATGCTATTAATGAAGACGGCAGCACAGCTTTAATGGCAGCAGCACTCAAAGGTCATCTTGATATGGTGCGAGTCTTATTGGCTGCTGGTGCCAAGGTAGATATCACAGATAAAGATGATGATACAGCTTTGAAACTGGCAATTAAGCACGGATACACAGCAGTTGTCCAAACCATCCTCGAAAATGGTGTTGATGTCAATCGCCAAGACCAAGAAGATGAAACGCCCTTAATGATAGCTGTAGACTTGGGATATCTTGAGGTTGTGCAAGCATTGCTGGCGGCTGGGGCTAATGTCGGAACTGCCTTGTTAGCAGCCGCAGCAGCCGGACATAGTGCGATCGTTACGGCTTTACTAGATGCCGGCGCCGAGATTAATCTCCAAGACAAAGACGGTGAAACAGCCCTACATCTTGCTGTGTTAGAAGGCTACATTGATGTAGTGCAAGTATTACTTCAAAGGGGTGCAGATGTGCAAATTAAAAACCATCTGGGTGATACACCTTTGCTTGTCGCAGCGTTTCAGGGGCACAGCGAGATTGTTGAAGCACTGCTGCGTTCTGGGGGAGATAATTATCGGCAAAACCTCGGTGACGTTCCTTTAATCATGGCAGTAGACCAAGGACACACCCAAACAGTAAAAGTATTGCTAGACTACGGTGCTAACCCCAACACCCTAGGAGATGATAGTAAAACTGCTTTAGTCAAAGCAACGGTAGGCAATCACCCAGAAATGATCCGATTGCTGCTGGCAAAGGGAGCAAATGTGAATTTTCAAGACTTAGCCGGGGCAACAGCACTAATGTGGGCTGTCTCAGGGGGGTTTAGTAAAGCGGTACAGGTATTACTCCAAGCCGGGGCTGATGTGAATTTGAAAAATAGAGGCGGTTATACTGCTTTAATGATTGCCGAATTTAATGGCTTTAGAAATATAGCCCAGAGTCTGCGGCAATTTGGGGCCCAGGATTAG
- a CDS encoding WGxxGxxG family protein: MKRNLTKTVGAGVLTLSMAILPFTLPTQAQVNTQPRTDAAPRTTVYERNDFDWGWLGLIGLLGLAGLAGRKRDDEPTRYRDPNAPGATSYRD; this comes from the coding sequence ATGAAACGTAATCTCACTAAAACCGTTGGCGCTGGCGTTCTCACTTTGAGTATGGCAATTTTGCCTTTTACTCTACCCACACAAGCCCAGGTTAATACCCAGCCGAGAACTGACGCTGCACCGAGGACAACCGTTTATGAGCGTAACGATTTTGATTGGGGTTGGTTGGGACTAATTGGTCTATTAGGTCTAGCTGGTTTAGCAGGTAGAAAGCGTGATGACGAACCTACCCGTTATCGTGACCCCAATGCTCCTGGGGCCACCAGCTACAGAGACTAG
- a CDS encoding IctB family putative bicarbonate transporter, with product MNLVWQRFTLSSLPLKEYLATSYLRRSLVGILRSWRQTSVLIQWGDAIAAALLSLVYALAPFASSTLVGLLLVACVGFWLLLTLSDDATLVNASSVTPIHLLVLLYWGIAAVATALSPVKRAALSDLVTLTLYLLLFALCARVLRSPRLRSWIITLYLHVSLIVSIYGMRQWFFGATALATWVDPESPLSKTTRVYSYLGNPNLLAGYLLPAVVFSLVAIFAWQSWVRKALALTMLIVNTACLILTFSRGGWIGLVVAVLTVIALLVYWWRLSMPAFWRTWSLPIIMGGLIGVLVLAALFVGNVNTRVLSIFANRNDSSNNFRLNVWDAVFEMIRDRPIIGIGPGHNAFNLVYPLYQRPRFTALSAYSIFLEVAVETGLVGLACFLWLITVTFNAAFLQVQRLRQSRNVEGFWLIGAIATLLGMLAHGTVDTIWFRPEVNTLWWLMVALIASYWQPVLNHQTSEINSPEPSP from the coding sequence ATGAATTTAGTCTGGCAAAGATTTACTTTATCGTCTTTACCGCTCAAAGAATATCTGGCTACCAGTTACTTGCGTCGTTCTTTAGTCGGAATTCTGCGTTCTTGGCGGCAAACCAGTGTCTTGATACAGTGGGGAGATGCAATAGCGGCTGCTTTACTCAGCTTGGTGTATGCTCTTGCACCTTTTGCTTCTAGTACCTTGGTGGGGTTATTGCTGGTAGCTTGTGTGGGATTTTGGCTGCTGTTAACTTTGTCCGATGATGCAACGCTAGTCAATGCCTCATCAGTCACTCCCATTCACCTGTTGGTATTACTCTATTGGGGAATTGCCGCAGTTGCCACAGCTTTATCACCAGTCAAAAGGGCAGCATTGAGCGATTTGGTAACGTTGACGCTGTATTTGCTGCTGTTTGCCCTTTGTGCTAGGGTGCTGAGGTCGCCCCGCCTACGGTCTTGGATCATCACCCTTTACTTACATGTATCACTAATTGTTAGCATATATGGCATGCGACAATGGTTTTTTGGAGCTACAGCGCTAGCAACTTGGGTTGATCCTGAATCTCCTCTGTCTAAGACGACAAGGGTTTACAGTTATTTGGGCAATCCCAACTTATTGGCGGGATACCTCTTACCAGCCGTGGTTTTCAGCTTAGTGGCGATTTTTGCCTGGCAAAGCTGGGTAAGAAAAGCCTTAGCATTAACAATGTTGATTGTCAATACTGCCTGTCTAATTCTGACTTTTAGTCGTGGCGGCTGGATTGGTTTAGTGGTGGCAGTTTTGACTGTGATAGCATTGCTAGTTTATTGGTGGCGCCTTTCCATGCCTGCATTTTGGCGTACTTGGTCACTGCCAATTATTATGGGAGGTTTGATTGGGGTATTGGTGCTGGCGGCGCTATTTGTAGGAAATGTGAATACCCGGGTTTTAAGCATTTTTGCCAATCGCAACGATAGCAGTAATAATTTTCGCCTGAATGTCTGGGATGCTGTGTTTGAGATGATTCGCGATCGCCCGATTATCGGCATTGGCCCCGGTCACAATGCTTTTAATCTCGTTTACCCCCTCTACCAACGCCCTCGTTTTACTGCTTTGAGTGCTTATTCAATTTTTCTAGAGGTGGCTGTAGAAACTGGTTTAGTTGGTTTAGCTTGTTTCCTCTGGTTAATAACCGTCACCTTTAATGCGGCATTTTTGCAAGTGCAGCGATTGCGCCAATCGAGAAATGTAGAGGGTTTTTGGTTAATTGGAGCGATCGCTACTTTATTGGGTATGCTGGCTCACGGTACCGTAGATACAATCTGGTTTCGTCCCGAAGTCAATACCCTATGGTGGCTAATGGTGGCCTTAATCGCCAGCTATTGGCAGCCTGTTCTTAATCACCAGACATCAGAAATAAATTCACCAGAACCAAGCCCATGA
- a CDS encoding GAF domain-containing sensor histidine kinase, whose product MLEPENKLSALKDGWASLETKEQQRLKALSELGLRQLETIPVFEEATQTAARFLEVPVSILGFIDQERHWFKSAFGLSTLGLMNPLAQSRQLSRRESFCTQVVESFQVLYINDTEKNTNPVITESQLVQNYGIRSYLGAPLIDAAGNCLGALAVMDLVPRNFTPRDIEFLQIIARWSMSEFERNQLLQGKLEKTISNSAPSLLLKEERVRDHRTTPPTSEKGSVSTKQLKLELLGQLTQELRTPLTSVLGMASVLGREIYGPLTTKQREYLEIIQHSGRYLLSLVNEITELGAMDESANVLNVAPVDIEMLCQQAINTLEEVANRREQDIRLSVEPGRSRIWPLDKEKVRQILYHLVFSVIQLSATGSVVRIHVSYKEDTLSITVWVSHPWLGDGITEVDPYFRLNPSPHFDLTSEAATYKIQAENQEQAESLPMALDKSQYLIGTHPSISAASSTIDLAKRSGSLSRESLGLLLSCQLAELHGGHIYIQGALESGYRYVLSLPLQLATPSPAISDV is encoded by the coding sequence ATGTTAGAGCCTGAAAATAAATTATCTGCCCTCAAAGATGGTTGGGCTTCCTTGGAAACAAAAGAACAACAACGCCTTAAAGCATTGTCAGAATTAGGTTTGCGGCAATTAGAAACGATTCCGGTATTTGAAGAAGCCACTCAAACAGCTGCTCGCTTTTTAGAAGTACCAGTTTCCATTTTGGGCTTTATTGATCAAGAACGCCACTGGTTCAAATCTGCTTTTGGCTTATCTACCTTAGGACTAATGAATCCTCTGGCCCAAAGCCGTCAACTATCACGCCGAGAGTCATTTTGCACCCAAGTGGTTGAGAGTTTTCAGGTGTTATACATTAATGATACAGAAAAAAATACAAATCCCGTAATTACCGAAAGCCAGTTGGTGCAAAATTATGGCATCCGCTCTTACTTAGGAGCGCCATTGATTGATGCTGCGGGAAATTGTTTAGGTGCATTGGCGGTGATGGATTTGGTGCCGCGCAATTTCACACCAAGAGATATTGAATTTTTACAAATCATCGCTCGTTGGAGTATGAGTGAATTTGAGCGCAACCAATTGCTGCAAGGAAAACTAGAAAAAACCATTTCCAACAGCGCTCCTAGTTTGTTACTCAAAGAAGAACGAGTCCGTGATCACCGAACCACCCCACCTACTTCAGAAAAAGGCTCTGTTTCTACCAAACAACTAAAATTGGAACTTTTGGGGCAGCTAACTCAAGAACTGCGTACGCCGTTAACGTCTGTACTTGGTATGGCTAGTGTTCTAGGACGTGAAATTTATGGACCTTTGACGACTAAGCAGAGAGAATATCTGGAGATTATCCAACACAGTGGGCGGTATTTACTTTCTTTGGTCAATGAAATTACCGAATTGGGAGCAATGGATGAAAGCGCAAATGTACTGAACGTAGCTCCTGTAGATATTGAAATGCTGTGTCAACAAGCCATCAATACCTTAGAAGAAGTAGCTAATCGCCGTGAGCAAGATATTCGCCTGTCTGTGGAACCAGGACGTAGTCGCATTTGGCCTTTGGATAAAGAAAAGGTGCGGCAAATTTTGTATCACCTGGTTTTTAGCGTGATTCAACTTTCTGCAACAGGTAGCGTTGTTCGCATTCATGTCTCTTACAAAGAAGATACGCTCAGCATTACTGTGTGGGTTTCCCATCCCTGGCTGGGAGACGGTATTACCGAGGTCGATCCCTACTTTCGCCTCAATCCCTCGCCGCATTTTGACTTGACAAGTGAGGCAGCAACGTACAAGATACAGGCAGAAAATCAGGAGCAAGCAGAGAGTTTACCAATGGCGCTAGACAAGTCACAATACTTGATTGGCACTCACCCAAGTATCTCTGCTGCTAGTTCAACTATAGATTTAGCTAAACGGTCTGGAAGTCTGTCTCGCGAAAGCTTGGGTCTGTTACTTAGCTGTCAGCTGGCAGAATTGCACGGCGGACACATATATATTCAAGGCGCACTAGAATCAGGATATCGCTATGTGCTTTCTTTGCCCTTGCAACTGGCGACTCCCTCGCCAGCAATTAGCGATGTCTGA
- a CDS encoding DegT/DnrJ/EryC1/StrS family aminotransferase, producing MTIRVPFVDLKLQHEPIQTQLQQAIQLVLEQGDFILGQALSNFEAAFAAASGTKYGVGVASGTDAIALGLQACHIGAGDEVLLPVNTFVATLIGVLHAGAKPVFVDCDPQTALIDLEAAAKAITPQTKAIIPVHLYGQMVSPRDLLDFADTYKLLIFEDAAQAHLAQRDGYIAGSVGIAAAFSFYPSKNLGAFGDGGMVVTADPDVAQKMLRLRNYGASQKYVHIESGTNSRLDTLQAAVLHQKLPYLSQWNRDRLIIAQQYDLQLAPFLSTGIIPLHNQSSTGHIYHLYVVKVDDSCALERQQIQAQLTAAGIQTGIHYPIPCHLQPAFTNLGYQQGDFPQAEKLAKQILSLPMYPGLTSSQVKEVVAAIASTFSSEHQKLLCI from the coding sequence ATGACTATTAGAGTTCCTTTTGTAGACCTTAAGTTGCAACACGAACCGATACAAACGCAACTGCAACAGGCAATCCAATTGGTATTGGAACAGGGAGATTTTATTTTAGGGCAAGCACTGTCAAATTTTGAGGCAGCGTTTGCGGCAGCGTCTGGTACAAAATATGGAGTTGGGGTAGCATCAGGAACCGATGCGATCGCCCTTGGATTGCAAGCGTGTCATATTGGTGCTGGTGATGAGGTGCTTTTACCAGTAAATACCTTTGTCGCCACCTTAATTGGTGTACTGCATGCGGGGGCAAAGCCGGTTTTTGTAGATTGCGATCCGCAAACAGCTTTAATTGACTTAGAAGCGGCAGCAAAGGCAATTACGCCTCAAACCAAAGCGATTATCCCCGTGCATCTTTATGGTCAGATGGTATCGCCACGCGATTTGCTAGACTTTGCCGATACTTACAAACTACTAATTTTTGAAGATGCAGCCCAAGCACATCTAGCTCAAAGAGATGGATATATCGCTGGTTCAGTGGGGATAGCAGCAGCGTTTAGTTTTTATCCCAGCAAGAATTTAGGGGCATTTGGTGATGGGGGAATGGTAGTCACAGCAGATCCAGATGTAGCTCAGAAAATGCTGCGCTTGCGGAATTACGGTGCATCCCAAAAGTATGTTCATATTGAATCGGGTACTAATAGCCGCTTAGATACCTTACAAGCAGCGGTGTTGCACCAGAAACTACCATATCTGTCACAGTGGAATCGCGATCGCCTAATTATTGCCCAGCAGTATGATCTTCAACTAGCACCCTTCTTGTCTACTGGCATTATTCCTCTGCACAACCAAAGCAGCACAGGACATATTTATCATCTTTATGTCGTCAAAGTTGATGATTCCTGTGCCCTAGAACGCCAGCAAATTCAAGCACAACTAACAGCAGCAGGCATCCAAACTGGCATTCACTACCCGATTCCCTGTCATCTACAGCCAGCATTTACCAACTTAGGCTATCAGCAAGGTGACTTTCCCCAGGCAGAAAAGCTGGCAAAACAAATATTATCCTTACCCATGTACCCTGGTTTAACCAGTAGCCAAGTTAAAGAAGTTGTAGCGGCAATTGCCTCAACCTTCAGCAGCGAACACCAAAAGTTGTTGTGCATTTAA